A region of Lepus europaeus isolate LE1 chromosome 2, mLepTim1.pri, whole genome shotgun sequence DNA encodes the following proteins:
- the FAM43A gene encoding protein FAM43A produces the protein MLPWKKHKFELLAEAPPRQASKPKGYAVSLHYSALSSLARACPEGALSRVGSMFRSKRKKLHITSEDPTYTVLYLGNATTIQARGDGCTDLAVGKIWSKSEAGRQGTKMKLTVSAQGIRMVHAEERALRRPGHLYLLHRVTYCVADARLPKVFAWVYRHELKHKAVMLRCHAVLVSKPEKAQAMALLLYQTSANALAEFKRLKRRDDARHQQQELVGAHTIPLVPLRKLLLHGPCCYKPPVERSRSAPKLGSITEDLLGEQQEQELQEEGEEEQPEACLEEEEEAGEAETQGALVVAMHLECGDLLDTLENDREEAPGGGGVSVGPGAGPPPLLLGSASDMKAELSQLISDLGELSFGNDVRTLQADLRVTRLLSGESTGSESSIEGGGPDAASVPAGDPSGNTGSASPEEPRSG, from the coding sequence ATGCTGCCGTGGAAGAAGCACAAGTTCGAGCTGCTGGCCGAGGCGCCGCCGCGGCAGGCGTCCAAGCCCAAGGGCTACGCCGTGAGCCTGCACTACTCGGCGCTCAGCTCGCTCGCGCGGGCGTGCCCCGAAGGCGCGCTCAGCCGGGTGGGCAGCATGTTCCGCTCCAAGCGCAAGAAGCTGCACATCACCAGCGAGGACCCCACCTACACCGTGCTCTACCTGGGCAATGCCACCACCATCCAGGCGCGCGGCGACGGCTGCACCGACTTAGCTGTGGGCAAGATCTGGAGCAAAAGCGAGGCGGGCCGTCAGGGCACCAAGATGAAGCTGACCGTGAGTGCGCAGGGGATCCGCATGGTGCACGCCGAAGAGCGCGCGCTGCGCCGCCCGGGCCACCTCTACCTGCTGCACCGCGTCACCTACTGCGTGGCGGACGCGCGACTCCCCAAGGTCTTCGCCTGGGTGTACCGGCACGAGCTGAAGCACAAGGCAGTCATGTTGCGCTGCCACGCCGTGCTGGTGTCCAAGCCCGAGAAGGCGCAAGCCATGGCCCTGCTGCTCTACCAGACGTCGGCCAACGCTCTGGCGGAATTTAAACGCCTCAAACGGCGGGACGACGCGCGCcaccagcagcaggagctggtggGCGCGCACACCATCCCGCTAGTGCCGCTGCGCAAGCTGCTCCTGCACGGGCCCTGCTGCTACAAGCCGCCGGTGGAGCGCAGCCGCAGCGCGCCCAAGCTCGGCTCCATCACCGAGGACCTGCTCGGCgagcagcaggagcaggagctgcaggaggagggggaggaggagcagcccgAGGCCTgcttggaagaggaggaggaggcgggggaGGCCGAGACGCAAGGGGCGCTGGTGGTGGCCATGCACTTGGAATGCGGGGACTTGCTGGACACGCTGGAGAACGACCGCGAGGAGGCTCCGGGGGGCGGCGGGGTCTCGGTGGGCCCCGGCGCCGGGCCGCCGCCCCTGCTGTTGGGCAGCGCCTCGGACATGAAGGCCGAGCTGTCGCAGCTTATTAGCGACCTGGGCGAGCTCAGCTTCGGCAACGACGTGCGCACCCTGCAGGCCGACTTGCGGGTGACGCGCCTGCTGTCGGGCGAGAGCACCGGCAGCGAGAGCTCCATCGAGGGCGGGGGCCCGGACGCCGCCTCCGTCCCCGCCGGGGACCCGTCCGGCAACACcggcagcgccagccccgaggagCCGCGCTCGGGCTGA